The nucleotide sequence TTAACATATTTCTCAGTTTTAGAAGTTTGTAAACGTtgcaataataaaactgcgatttgtttcaaaaatggAACTAAACGAGTtgtatcaatatttaacaTTATAACTTCTAATAACTCAAACCCATAAATATCATGAACCTTGGAGGCAATTAAACGTTGAAATACACCCAGAACTGGAACTAAATCTTGGAAAATGCTTGCGTCAGCTTTGATCATactttttaataatctCGTAATGGCAGGAACATTACCTTTCAACTCCCATACAGTTGGGTTTAATATAGGTTGTGAAAGTTGTTTTACACTGTCCGGAACAGTGCtgattttttcaatagtaAATGCAATTAATTGGAAAACATAAGGAATGAATTCTTGAATATCTTGggttaaaatattcatgaAAACCGGCATCATAATTTCTATTAAATTTGGAATTAATTGAGCTGGAGCATGATACAAAATGGCGCCAATAGACTCAAATGCATAGTGTGTAAATCTTGGGTTTGAAGGGTTTTTGGAAATTATGTCAACGATACCAACTAATTGAGTCATCAGTTCTTGGAACATATGTTGCACAAGATCTTCTGAAGTTTGCAATACTCTAAAGACAGCCTTCATTAAGTATTCATTTTCAGCTAATTTTTCTGGGGAAGTATTACTTCTTAATactaatgataataaatttgataataataactctGATGATCCAGATAAATCacttttattaaagattAAAGTAGATGAAGAAATGGATTCCCGCATGGAAAGAATTCTCTCAATCAAAATAGCAGCATACGTATATTCAACATATTCATCACTGTTTAATAGTTTGGCCAAAATTGGCATGATATCGACTAGTTGTGCTTTAGTTAGTTGATTTCTAaagacatatatatacttaatTGCATCGACTAAAATAATTGGATGTGGAACACTACCTGTCAAATCGGATATGATGTGTTTTGTGAAGAAGTCAACGACATCAACTAATTGATTAGTAGAAGATACACCGCTACTCGTAATGTTACCATTGACAGCTACAATTGTAAATAAGTACGTGCATAAATCTTTATACTTCCAATTTTTACTAGGATTAGATTCATACTGGGGATAAAAAGTTTTGATATgattaataaaagtattaGTGACAAAAAATTCGTTTTTCTcctttaattcttttataaaattagcacaacttcttcttctggtGTCTGCATCAGAACCTTCCAAATCTCTTCTAATGTATTCAATTGGATCATCTTCAAACAATTCAATATCAGTTTCACGTATCATTACATTTGGCAAAATAATCTGTTCTGTAATATTCGACATAGCTTCTTCactattaaaaatttcaaaatattttggaatATGTGCTACAGCAGACAAGAAATTTAAAGACTTGGAAactaaaatatcattttttggTTGAGATGTCGTTGTTGTCAATAAAGACCAGGTAACTTGAATGAACTCGTTGACCATTGGCCCAAAGACATCCTCATATCTGGTGGTATACAGTTGGACCACTTCTTGGATAGCTGATTTAAGTTTGATAATCACATTTAGTTCATTATCCTCTTCAGGGTCCTCTATTAGGGAGTTCGAGTATGCTAAATACTTGTGTAAAATCCCCATACCTTCTTGAACATGATCTTCGAAAAACTCCGGAATATCTTGacaattaaaatcataGTATAATTTTGTCAAAAGTAAGAGAACGTCTAATAATTGAGTCAATGGCAgaatgttatttttattttgttcgATTTGTTCGTCAACAGCCTTTAATAGATTCAAAAATGGTTCAGTGAAAACATCTAAAACCATTTTAATTTCAGTGAATAATTCATCAGACCTGAAAAGTGGTCTccatcttttgaaaatagaATTTGCCACAGTTAAAACACCTTTGTTTGTAACCATATCATTTGTTGATAGTTTTGATGCTAGgtcatttaataatgaaggCCATCTATCAGGAAAATCTGAATCAGCAATGACAGAAATTGCTTCGCCGATTTGTTTCTGTAGATTGGCTGGCAAAATGATCATCAATGggataatttcttttttgatcAATTCAGCATTAGATAGAGGAAGCAAATAGTTACCATCTACATCGACCCATTTTCTCttaataaaattcttaAAGAACAGAGCACCTGCAAGTCTAGTAGAGTTAGGCAAATTATCAGAAGAAACAACTTGTAATAAAGTCAAACCAAACCCATCTTCTACTTCAAGTTCTTTTAAACTTCTCTCTGCATCCTTAGAGGTAGCTGCCACAACAGATTCAgctaaaaattttgaaacagtTTGAACATCAGACATATTTTCGTCTTAATCTTTATCTCCCTTAGATAGTATAGCAACTGAATCACTCAATTAATTCaccaaaaacaaatatcTCAAAATCTGTAAGGACCACACACTAACAGTTTCCAATTGCTCGAATTCGCTAAGTTATAAACTTTCTACCTATACGTTATAGCTTCAATTGTAAActtatttctttaaaaacttgttttatacttttattaatttggtttctaaaaattttcatcGCCATAAGAGAAAGACCacctttaatatttgaaaagttGCCATCAAAAATGATCCAGGAATAGCTTGAATAAGAGGTTCCATTGATAGGAGGATTGGTTCAGTAGATACTTAAGATAACGTCGAATGGAGTTCAtgtattgttattgtttgttaattgtttttatattctgtTGATTATGATGCTTTGAGTTATTTATGCGGAATACTATATAGAAACTGATTTACAAAAGGCTACGTCCGATGAGAAAGGCTTATTGTTGTTAAGTTAGGTTTAAGGCAGATCGATGAGATGGTGTGAGTCATCTTAGAGAGAATTCAGTGAATAGTTTCTTATTGTTGGACATCTCTAATCTAAGATCTTTTGTCGCTGAAGGTTCTTGTGTTGATTGTGCATATATGCGCATTCCTCTTATATGTGTATCTTTCCCGTTCTCGTGGTTTACAGGGAAACTAAATCGTATATATCCACATTTCAATAGCTTATCATTCTCTCGATTATCTTCAAATGTTAGAACAAACCATCCGTTCATGTTAACGATctctatttttttgtaaaagACTGCATCCAACGGTGAAGTGCCTGcgtatatttttattctaCTTGGTGTGTACGATTCATCAGCAATCATCGATGTGAATATAGCAATCATTGAGACATTCATTATTCTGCTGAAAGTCACTTCCACTTCGTGCGGTTGTAAGCCATCACTTTGCCAAAAGGTATTGAAATTGTCATCAATCACATTTGAAATTGGATTCCCAGCTTTCATTGATGAAGGTTTCCAATACGCAAGTTTGCTAACATCTATCATACCACATGTGGCATCCAACAGTTGTAACCCTTGCATGTATCTTAATGCCAATACATCAATCTTGACAGAATTCAACGAATCTGGATCGACATGAAACCCATTGATATAATGACTCTTTGTGTTCTCATCGACAACTGTATCATCGATAGTCAACACACTCTCCTTGTGACTCTTCACAGGTACCAGCCATGATGCGGGGGCTAGAGCCTCCAATAGTTTATCATAATACGATTCATTAATCGTTTGCGATGGTATTCCATTCGAATAACTTCTGTTATCATTGATCATTTCTAAACCAGAATAATTCATAAAATACTATACGCAATAACAGACTGTTGAAATCTCGATATTTGACTTGAATAAATCCAGCTATCGTTTGTATAATCAAGTAGATATATCCAATTAAGAGCCTTCTTATATTTGTAAAACTCTTAAAGTTTTTGTAAAAATTGCAATGAAATTGTGGTTCTCGAATGGCAAACGATGTTTATTGTAATTAGTCATCTTAATGCAATGGAAAGGTATAAAAAGGTCCaaagatatttaaaagTGGTTTGTCTAGTTCCTTTATATTAGAGAGGAAAGGACATCAATAAAAAGGTTGaaagagagagagagagagcCATTCAGACAAATGTTGAGACTATTAAGTAAGAAAATTGTTGGGAGTTCGGTTAAAAAGGTACCAGTAATTGGAATGAGTCGTAGATGGTTGCAACTTATGACTGTTAGTACACCGAATGAgaattcattgaaatatgTTACTGCTACGGGTGAGTTATTCCAACCTCGTGGGTCTCCAAGTGTCGAGATCAAGAATACAGATGATGAATTAATCAAACATTCTAAAACATTGACGGAATTGTTTCTGAAATGCCCTGGGGTTGAGTCCCTGATGATAGGTGATGATTTCTTGACTGTTAACAAAGATGAACAAGTACATTGGGCAACTGTGTCGCCATCGGTTACTGAAATATTGACCAATCATTTTGCAAGTGGGTCAGATATTGTGGATGAGGAGTTCTTGAAGTTATTAGAACAAACTGAACGTGAGAAGCACAAGGATGTTGGGTATGACATCAAACTTCCTGAATTTGAAATGACAGAAGATGAGCAAGAGATAAGTGAAATGATACATGAACTAATACAAACAAGAATTAGACCTGCCATCATGGATGATGGAGGTGACATTGTATACAGAGGCTTCGATCCCAAAACAGGAAAAGTATATGTCAAGTTGCAAGGTGCCTGTAAGTCGTGTTCGTCAAGTGAGGACACCTTGAAACATGGTATTGAATCCATGATGAAACATTACGTTGAGGAAGTGACAGAAGTGGTTCAAATCCTCGATCCAGAAGAACAAATCGCATTGAAGGAATTCGACAAACTAGAACAAAAATTACAGTCTAATATGCGAACACATAACACTTAAGCCCCACACTTGTACATAAGCCTATCTATGTTTACCAAACACGactatttatttatataaaattatttcacAAATTGGATACAATAACTTGAAAGTCATCGGATTCCTCCTTTTAACCTGAACAAGACTCTCGAAacagaaaataatacatCACAAGTACATCCTATTACTCATATATCGCAACTAACCatctattatatatattcctAAACTAAATAGACGTCAAATCATATATGCTTCTTGCCATCAGTTCATTGATCTTTAACAATGAGATGGGCAtgtgatatttttaatgtcTCTTTAATAAGCCATCGTATGAAAATTTTAGTGAACATCAAATTATAgtcattaataattaataggatgattattaatgaagggataatgtatataaatatctgTATATCTATTGTGAGTGTATATAGTGGATGGGTTCCTTGCATAATTTCATTCTTTCAAAGGTTTGCATTGGAACGTAACGACAAGGTTTCGTAGCAGTTGTTTTTGAAAACGCAACACAAATAAGAAACTCTATACAACAACAACGACAACCATTTGGTAGGAGTGTGTTAGAGCTGATATACGAGTAAGAGACTCTGGTATAtctgatttttttgatgTCTATTAATACGCAAGGTTCTGATGTTTCAGATGCTAGTCTGGTTAAGCAAATGAAAGAGGTGAAGAAGGACGGCTGCAATACGGAGAAGGTTGTTAGGAAGAGGACTTCCAGTTCAAGTTCTGGAGGTTCTCTCTTTGGGATGATTAAAGATACGGATAGTAGTCATTTTGATATCAAGAAGCAGAAGATAACGAAGGTGCTTGCAAGGAGCAGGGACAATATCAAGGAGTACAAGTTGACGATGTCCATCGAATCGAAAAAGAAGATTATTGCTTGCCTTCATCTATTGAAACTAGCTAATAGACAACTTACTGATAAAATCACTTCGTTACAAGAGGTGGTTACAAAGGAACAAGAGGAAGCAGAAAAAGAGCAAGAAAGAGCAGAGATGGGTAGACATCTTCTTGGAAGAAATCTGAAGGCCAAGAATGTCCTTTCGATCTCTGCTATTGTGAACGATAACACTCCAGTTTTAAAACCCGATAAGTTAGCACATGCAACTCATGTAATTAAGGAGGAGAAGGATGAACATGAAGATAACGAAGAGGAAGAATTTTACGATGCCCCAGAACCAACCCCAGAGCAATCTGAATTGATTAAAGAAGACGTTGTTTGTACTGTGAAAAGGGTGTATTCTATTGTATCAACATTCATTGGTAGTACAGTACCGGAACCAACACGTTCCACTATTCGTGAATGTTTGTTAACACTTCCATCGAACTGGTGTCAAACAGCAAATGCGACGTCGGTTCCAAGTTCCCCCGTCTATACTGGAAGTTCTAGAGACGGTCCTAAGGATACAAATACTCCGAGTTGTAACAATTGTTTGAGCACGAACTTTAAAGTGTTAATTCTAGCAAAAGAATCCTTAGATATGGTAAAGAATGTTTCTGATGCATTGGATGAGTCGTTGGGAAGAGCAGAAGAATGGGTAAAGGAAAAGCAAATATGGAATGAAGAAGTCAGAACAAAGTTAATAGAGAGAGACAGGCAATTTAGACTTCTAGAGGCAAAAGAAGTAAACCAGAACGAAAAGGCAGAGAAACTAATGGGCGCAGCGAAATCAGCGCAAGAGAACACGAAAAACCAATAAAGATAGCCCCAAAGGGCATCTAAATGAACCaattgtaatataaaaaatcataCCGAAGGGGAAGTAACGATTCATATCACATGCTTCATAAAATGTGTTTATGGAGGTTTCATATCTGACATAATACAACTATCAAATGCATATGCGAAGACCTAAATTCGTATTGTagtttaaattaatttcaatagtAAATATAACATATCTACAAaaccaaataaataaatataagcaacaaattaaaattattagaatagTTTCAGCGAATAAACTATATTCGATAGATGTCGCTAGAGACATTCATGACACAGtcatataaaaaaattaatgtaATATAACAAGCTGCTAAGAGAATTGACTAAACGGATGTCAGCTTCCTCTCaatacaaaattaattcatGTTGCTCGATAGATGCGGTGATAGTTTGATATGTTAAAGTTGATGTTATTATATCATATATTGGGATCCCTCCATCTGGTGTTCTTGAAACACAATCAATAAGATTGTTTAACTATTGGATATGAGGTGGCCATATACACAGTTTATATCAATCCTTTTTCAAGTCCAATTTAGCaagtatattattttattggGACATGTAGTAGATCAAAGGTTTACAGAACGATTTATGACGTTGCATTCTTACAAACATCTATTGCTTCAGATTTGTAACATAACTGCATAGACTCGAATAATACGGGAAAGGCTTCTGCGGTTAATTTAAGTACAGTGTATTTCAGATATCGATTAAAAGTGTCctcaaaatatatattggtGATAACTTAATGCTTAAGCGATATACCACCAAATTTCTGGCTCTCATCTGGAAAGTGGTCTACTTTAGAGACACTATAATTAACAACGTGattaaatttgatgttGCTACTCAGTTTACTTCTTTACAAGATTCATGAACAGCAAGATAGAAAATACAATGGTTATCATAAATCCTGATAATCAGTTCACAAGAGCAGTTTGATAAGTTTGTAATATCACATCCGATATAGTGTAACGGCTATCACATTACGCTTTCACCGTAGAGACCGGGGTTCGACTCCCCGTATCGGAGttactatttttttgtcTGAGAGCCAGCAAATGGAAACTTTTTGCAACAAACACTAGCCAAATCCCAACTTTCGATAAAACCTACATTGATTACAGCTCCCTTGAACTCATACAATAACACAGCTTCCCAGCCAGGGGCCTGTGAAAAGTCAAGTATTTCTTATAATTATGTACTCTTCATGTTCTTCAGCATACATCAAATACACCATTCGCCCCACTCGTTGTGCCCTCTCATGAACAGTCAGTCTGTCAACGGCAACAAACCAGGCTGTTTTCTGCCTACCACACAACCCCATCCGTCCTTCTAGCTCTGTAAGCTTTCCTGCCTACAGTAACGGGTACCAGGCATTCCAGGCAGAGAAACCGACGCTTTTTCTGCCTGgaactttgaaatttacGCTCAGGACCGAGTTTAAGCAGACAGTAAGATCTCGTCCAGTATTGTTCACTATTATTCACTCTCTTTATTCATTCAATATTGCCCAACGAGAAATCTCATTAGTCAATTGTAATTAAACTCTGTACCAGGTAACgatatacatatatacatatatccatttagatatatgtatatatatatttgttacTGTaatgttttcattttgtttcCAATCAACTCAGAACACCAGGTGTCATGTCTGCCGTTAATGATAGTGCCGTCAAGGTCATTGTAAAAGTACCAGTTAGTCATCACAAGAAAGCtaataagaagaaaaatccgcattttgatgaattgaCCTTTCAATTCTCTAAGGACACTAATATCCAAACTGTTTTGGATGTTCTTGGATATGCACCAACTACTAAATATTTCACCAattatgttttaaaatctgGTTCTACTGTGTTGAATAATTCAGAATCAATTAGAGATTTAGTTGCTAACAACTCAAACTTGAACCTGTCCATTGAAATCAAGCCTTATAACACAAGAGAAGCATTAAAGCATGTGTTAACTTTACGTGATTTCATTGGTTTTGCTTCCGAAACTGAAGATGGTATTTCACAATACTCTATCTCAACAGGCTCAAAATTCTCTTCTATTCCATTCAACGAAGTTCCagagaagaaagaagatgTTGAAGAAGTCATTAGAGAAGGTGaacaagaaagaaaaaatgttATGTACGTttctgatgaagaaaagaaaaacttCGAAAAGGttgttaatgaaatttttgaagTCACCAAAAATTCAACTCTTGCTAAGAGTTATTCTTCTGAAAATAGCCTTGTGACGCCATGTGTgaattctttgaatttatcaGCTTACAACCCAGTTCCAGCTTTCTATAAATCAAAAGGACATTTGTTGTATTTACAAATTGTTACCATTGAAGGTGAATCCATGCATATCACCGCCACTCCATCTGGTTTCTATGTTAACAAATCTAATTCTAGTAAATTTGACCCATCAATTAAATTAGGCGATAATGAAAATGCCAAGTCTCATGTTTATTACAACTTATTTGACTTATTAGCTTCCAACTCTAAATTGTTTATCAATCATGTCGAATCTCTAGAAAAGAAGTTAGAAAAACACCAATCTATCGAATATATTAGACCCTTGACTACTTTCTTAAATAAACCATGGTTAATTCCAAATATACCAACTAACTCGCCAGACTTCAGTCGTTTACAAATGGATTCTATCAACTATGAATCAGAAAGAAACtttaatgatgaatttCAAGCAGTTCAAGAGTTACCAACTTCTACTATTCAAGATACAATTCAAgcagaaaaattattaagtAGAATATCTCATGAATTCACTGTGGCAGCTACTAAAGGTGCGATGTCGATCTTTAACGATGATATGATCCCATTGAACCCAGACGAAGTTACTTACCCAATCTATCtaaaagataatattttctattcTTTCATCAACGAAGAATCAGGTCCATTTGGTGACAAAGGTGGCTATGATGCTGCCATTGCGATTTCTAACCaagatttaaatatcttgagattattaaaaaacttACGTTTGAAGGATGTCTCTTTTGTTTTAACAACCATTGTTGATTTTGGTGGTAAAAGACTTTTAGCTCAAGCTCCTGTCCCAGGTGTGTTATCAAACATGGGCACTGAATTTTCTAAAGATCCAACCactaatgaagaaattgttAAGGAAAAGAAAAGCGAAGTTGTTGTTAAATATGGTTTCGATGAAGAATCAGGTAAAGTTATTGGAAATGAAACATTTGATAAGATAGTCCGTActgaaatttcaaacatATTACATTTAAAGTCCCATAAAATCAATGATGCAGAAATTTCATTGTCTTCTCAATCTAAGGGTATTGTAGGTTCAGATAAAAGAAACTATATTTTGGATTTGGCTAACACTAATCCAGTTGATgtcaattttatcaagGAACATTATGACAATGTTGAAGAATCTAAACGTTATCCACATAGACAAGCGCTCTTACGTGCCGAATTGGTTGATAACTGGTGGAATAATAAGGTTGAAAAAGAGAAGgttgatttaaaaaaggcatatgaagaaaatatgtTCAGTTACAACCCTGATGCTTATCAGATGGAGGGAGTTGAAGATCCAACTGTGTTAGAAATGTCTGAATACTTGAGTAAAGAAGTTATTCCAAATGTAGTTAACGAATATTGTAATGGTAACACTAGTATTCCATACAATGGTGAACATTTGACGGATACCTTACATAAGAATGGTATTAATGTTCGTTATTTAGGTAAAATCGCTGAATTATCTAAAAGTATCTTAAAAAAGCAAAAGTCTGAACATGCCAAAAGATTAGAGGAAATTGCAATCAGTAATGAAGATTATGAAAATTGGGAAGCTGAATACttaaagaaaattgaaaagattaTTATGGAAAGACAAGAAAAGATTAACAAATACGTCTCTGAAGGTAAAGAAGTTCCAAAAGAATTAACTGAAACACCGCAATTAAATGAGGATGAGATTAGAAAGCCGACTAATGAAACACCAAGTGTTATCAACACTGATGAACTAATCCCGTTAATTAAGATAGCCGAATTAGAAATCTTCTCTCGTTCAGCCAAACATGTTATCAGAAAATACAGCAGAGAATTACCTATTGTTGTCGTTCCAATATTCATTTCTTATGTTTTAAACTTACTATTTGGTAATGAGTATAATGAGAATACTCAACCAGAAGATCTATTCGATGTATATCCAGTTTCTTCTTACAAGTTTAGTACTATTACTCGTTCAACCTTATTAAAGGAAATTTCTGAACAAGCGTTCTTACGTTTCCGTTATGAATTAGATTTGAACTTTATTGAAAACTTCAACGATACTCCTTACGTTGTTATTAGAGCTATTGCAGTTAAAGTCGGTATTCAATTGTTAAACAAagaatatttctttaataaagatcaatatgaagaatttaaattatctcAGGACAAGAAGattagaaataaattagtGGCTCCCCTTAATACATTTTCTACATCTGATTTCGCTTTAATTCCAATTGTCAAAGGGTTAGATTACTCATCCGTCTTAAGTAATGAGAGATGGTCAGAAGgttctttattattgaaagaagATCAAAACGCTGCTTTGACTTTGTTAGCACAATCCATTGCTATTGTGGAAGACGTCAACAGTGTCTTACATCCACAAGTTGCAGAAAAATACTTGACTTTGTCTACTATTTATAGTAAATTAGGTTTGACTCCAGAAGCTGTTGTCTTCTGTCGTAAAGCCTGTTCTATCTATGAAAGAGTATGTGGTATTGATTCTTTTGAAATGTTAAGAGCTTTATCCAATTTAGctttattagaatttgCCAATGAATGCCCATACAATGCTGCTCTAGTATTTAAGAGAATAATTGAAACAACTGAATCAGTTGGTTTAACAGAAGCTATTCACCATCCAATAGCCATTGATGCATTCAGTCAATTAGAACAAATGGCTTTGGGTATTGAGAATACAAAGCTAACTATCGAAATTTGTAAAGTTCTAAGAACTTTGATGGTTTCTTTAGAAGGTAACGAAACTTTGGCTTATGCCACTTTAGAGTCACGTTTGAGTAATTTATATGCTTCTATTAGTGATTTCCAAAATGCGCTAGAACATATTTCAAAGGCTCCAAGAATATTCTCCAAGGAATTAGGTACTAACCATCAAATTACAGCTCAATCAAGACAATGGGTTGGTGGTTTAACAAACTTGCTCAATGAAGTCAGAAATAAGAAGAAGTTA is from Tetrapisispora phaffii CBS 4417 chromosome 14, complete genome and encodes:
- the CSE1 gene encoding importin-alpha export receptor (similar to Saccharomyces cerevisiae CSE1 (YGL238W); ancestral locus Anc_3.561) — its product is MSDVQTVSKFLAESVVAATSKDAERSLKELEVEDGFGLTLLQVVSSDNLPNSTRLAGALFFKNFIKRKWVDVDGNYLLPLSNAELIKKEIIPLMIILPANLQKQIGEAISVIADSDFPDRWPSLLNDLASKLSTNDMVTNKGVLTVANSIFKRWRPLFRSDELFTEIKMVLDVFTEPFLNLLKAVDEQIEQNKNNILPLTQLLDVLLLLTKLYYDFNCQDIPEFFEDHVQEGMGILHKYLAYSNSLIEDPEEDNELNVIIKLKSAIQEVVQLYTTRYEDVFGPMVNEFIQVTWSLLTTTTSQPKNDILVSKSLNFLSAVAHIPKYFEIFNSEEAMSNITEQIILPNVMIRETDIELFEDDPIEYIRRDLEGSDADTRRRSCANFIKELKEKNEFFVTNTFINHIKTFYPQYESNPSKNWKYKDLCTYLFTIVAVNGNITSSGVSSTNQLVDVVDFFTKHIISDLTGSVPHPIILVDAIKYIYVFRNQLTKAQLVDIMPILAKLLNSDEYVEYTYAAILIERILSMRESISSSTLIFNKSDLSGSSELLLSNLLSLVLRSNTSPEKLAENEYLMKAVFRVLQTSEDLVQHMFQELMTQLVGIVDIISKNPSNPRFTHYAFESIGAILYHAPAQLIPNLIEIMMPVFMNILTQDIQEFIPYVFQLIAFTIEKISTVPDSVKQLSQPILNPTVWELKGNVPAITRLLKSMIKADASIFQDLVPVLGVFQRLIASKVHDIYGFELLEVIMLNIDTTRLVPFLKQIAVLLLQRLQTSKTEKYVKKLVVFLGMLAIKLGPDFPISFIDDVQDGIFVQIWNNFVIPTIPKFGNLQERKVAIIGAITILRSNLVSTKYSTIIPGTVTSIIDATLSESIANLKTDHIDLDNLEEISTFGSSFSKLFSISEKPFDPLPEINPVQGVKPFVSKALMEYIQLSATQFSNTIVPQLSNETQSKLNELVKN
- the DOC1 gene encoding anaphase promoting complex subunit DOC1 (similar to Saccharomyces cerevisiae DOC1 (YGL240W); ancestral locus Anc_3.562), with product MINDNRSYSNGIPSQTINESYYDKLLEALAPASWLVPVKSHKESVLTIDDTVVDENTKSHYINGFHVDPDSLNSVKIDVLALRYMQGLQLLDATCGMIDVSKLAYWKPSSMKAGNPISNVIDDNFNTFWQSDGLQPHEVEVTFSRIMNVSMIAIFTSMIADESYTPSRIKIYAGTSPLDAVFYKKIEIVNMNGWFVLTFEDNRENDKLLKCGYIRFSFPVNHENGKDTHIRGMRIYAQSTQEPSATKDLRLEMSNNKKLFTEFSLR
- the NFU1 gene encoding Nfu1p (similar to Saccharomyces cerevisiae NFU1 (YKL040C); ancestral locus Anc_2.553), with the translated sequence MLRLLSKKIVGSSVKKVPVIGMSRRWLQLMTVSTPNENSLKYVTATGELFQPRGSPSVEIKNTDDELIKHSKTLTELFLKCPGVESLMIGDDFLTVNKDEQVHWATVSPSVTEILTNHFASGSDIVDEEFLKLLEQTEREKHKDVGYDIKLPEFEMTEDEQEISEMIHELIQTRIRPAIMDDGGDIVYRGFDPKTGKVYVKLQGACKSCSSSEDTLKHGIESMMKHYVEEVTEVVQILDPEEQIALKEFDKLEQKLQSNMRTHNT
- the OPI1 gene encoding transcriptional regulator OPI1 (similar to Saccharomyces cerevisiae OPI1 (YHL020C); ancestral locus Anc_2.557), encoding MSINTQGSDVSDASLVKQMKEVKKDGCNTEKVVRKRTSSSSSGGSLFGMIKDTDSSHFDIKKQKITKVLARSRDNIKEYKLTMSIESKKKIIACLHLLKLANRQLTDKITSLQEVVTKEQEEAEKEQERAEMGRHLLGRNLKAKNVLSISAIVNDNTPVLKPDKLAHATHVIKEEKDEHEDNEEEEFYDAPEPTPEQSELIKEDVVCTVKRVYSIVSTFIGSTVPEPTRSTIRECLLTLPSNWCQTANATSVPSSPVYTGSSRDGPKDTNTPSCNNCLSTNFKVLILAKESLDMVKNVSDALDESLGRAEEWVKEKQIWNEEVRTKLIERDRQFRLLEAKEVNQNEKAEKLMGAAKSAQENTKNQ
- the CLU1 gene encoding translation initiation factor 3 subunit CLU1 (similar to Saccharomyces cerevisiae CLU1 (YMR012W); ancestral locus Anc_2.559), with the protein product MSAVNDSAVKVIVKVPVSHHKKANKKKNPHFDELTFQFSKDTNIQTVLDVLGYAPTTKYFTNYVLKSGSTVLNNSESIRDLVANNSNLNLSIEIKPYNTREALKHVLTLRDFIGFASETEDGISQYSISTGSKFSSIPFNEVPEKKEDVEEVIREGEQERKNVMYVSDEEKKNFEKVVNEIFEVTKNSTLAKSYSSENSLVTPCVNSLNLSAYNPVPAFYKSKGHLLYLQIVTIEGESMHITATPSGFYVNKSNSSKFDPSIKLGDNENAKSHVYYNLFDLLASNSKLFINHVESLEKKLEKHQSIEYIRPLTTFLNKPWLIPNIPTNSPDFSRLQMDSINYESERNFNDEFQAVQELPTSTIQDTIQAEKLLSRISHEFTVAATKGAMSIFNDDMIPLNPDEVTYPIYLKDNIFYSFINEESGPFGDKGGYDAAIAISNQDLNILRLLKNLRLKDVSFVLTTIVDFGGKRLLAQAPVPGVLSNMGTEFSKDPTTNEEIVKEKKSEVVVKYGFDEESGKVIGNETFDKIVRTEISNILHLKSHKINDAEISLSSQSKGIVGSDKRNYILDLANTNPVDVNFIKEHYDNVEESKRYPHRQALLRAELVDNWWNNKVEKEKVDLKKAYEENMFSYNPDAYQMEGVEDPTVLEMSEYLSKEVIPNVVNEYCNGNTSIPYNGEHLTDTLHKNGINVRYLGKIAELSKSILKKQKSEHAKRLEEIAISNEDYENWEAEYLKKIEKIIMERQEKINKYVSEGKEVPKELTETPQLNEDEIRKPTNETPSVINTDELIPLIKIAELEIFSRSAKHVIRKYSRELPIVVVPIFISYVLNLLFGNEYNENTQPEDLFDVYPVSSYKFSTITRSTLLKEISEQAFLRFRYELDLNFIENFNDTPYVVIRAIAVKVGIQLLNKEYFFNKDQYEEFKLSQDKKIRNKLVAPLNTFSTSDFALIPIVKGLDYSSVLSNERWSEGSLLLKEDQNAALTLLAQSIAIVEDVNSVLHPQVAEKYLTLSTIYSKLGLTPEAVVFCRKACSIYERVCGIDSFEMLRALSNLALLEFANECPYNAALVFKRIIETTESVGLTEAIHHPIAIDAFSQLEQMALGIENTKLTIEICKVLRTLMVSLEGNETLAYATLESRLSNLYASISDFQNALEHISKAPRIFSKELGTNHQITAQSRQWVGGLTNLLNEVRNKKKLSAEQAAVNGTPKKSSKSGKKDQGQNPELANKSVDELLDFIEGETSTKKSKGKSKKTAGKK